From the Leptotrichia sp. oral taxon 221 genome, one window contains:
- a CDS encoding ABC transporter ATP-binding protein gives MPSNEKLIEMKNLKKYFPMKQKQVLKAVDNVTMDIHKGEILSLVGESGSGKTTLGRTVSRLYHKTNGDILFGGKPVEKYSIKEFTKKVQMIFQDPQASLNPRMTVGDIIAEGIDIHRLAKTKKERMEKVYSLLEIVGLNREHANRFPHEFSGGQRQRIGIARALAVDPEVLVCDEPISALDVSIQAQVVNLLKDLQKERNLTLLFIAHDLSMVKYISDRVAVMYRGKVVELGTPEEVYNNPIHSYTKSLISAVPIADPTAKKHEKVGVDESYLRSPMGDVSEINKIPEVPELTEYEPGHFVETSFLKENKLI, from the coding sequence ATGCCAAGTAATGAAAAATTAATTGAAATGAAAAATTTAAAAAAATATTTCCCTATGAAACAAAAACAAGTTTTAAAAGCGGTTGACAATGTAACGATGGATATTCATAAAGGAGAAATCTTGAGTTTGGTTGGAGAATCAGGTTCAGGGAAAACAACTTTGGGAAGAACAGTTAGTAGATTGTATCATAAAACGAATGGAGATATATTATTTGGTGGAAAACCTGTTGAAAAATATAGTATAAAAGAATTTACGAAAAAAGTTCAGATGATTTTCCAAGATCCGCAAGCGTCACTAAATCCAAGAATGACAGTAGGAGATATTATTGCTGAAGGAATCGATATTCACAGATTGGCTAAAACTAAAAAAGAAAGAATGGAAAAAGTTTATAGCTTATTGGAAATTGTTGGGTTGAATAGAGAACATGCGAATAGATTTCCACATGAATTTTCAGGAGGTCAAAGACAAAGAATTGGGATTGCGAGAGCTTTGGCAGTGGATCCAGAAGTGTTAGTATGTGATGAGCCAATTTCAGCATTAGATGTGTCGATTCAAGCGCAAGTAGTAAATTTATTAAAGGATTTACAAAAAGAAAGAAATTTAACATTGTTATTTATAGCGCATGATTTGTCGATGGTAAAATACATTTCAGACAGAGTAGCTGTTATGTATCGTGGAAAAGTTGTAGAATTAGGAACGCCTGAAGAAGTGTATAATAATCCAATTCATAGCTACACAAAATCATTAATTTCAGCAGTACCAATAGCTGATCCAACTGCAAAAAAACACGAAAAAGTTGGAGTAGACGAATCATATTTAAGAAGTCCAATGGGAGATGTCTCAGAAATTAATAA
- a CDS encoding ABC transporter ATP-binding protein: protein MSKKLLEVNNLSVSFNTYAGEVQALRGVSFSVDRGETLAIVGESGSGKSVTVQTIMKLIPMPPGEIKGGEIFFDGEDLVKVSDKKMMELRGGRIGMIFQDPMTSLNPTIKVGKQIMEGILIHKKVSKAEAKAQAIEMLRKVGIPKPEERFNQYPHEFSGGMRQRAVIAIALSCEPDLLICDEPTTALDVTIQAQILELINKLKKELNIAVILITHDLGVVAETADKVVVLYAGEKLEEAPVVELFKNPKHPYTWGLLKSLPRLDMTSGEKLISIPGTPPDLLKPPAGDPFAARSEYAMKIDYERKPPMIDLGNGHLVKSWLYVDGAPKVESPFANKNVDKKGDE from the coding sequence ATGAGCAAAAAACTATTAGAAGTTAATAATTTAAGTGTTTCGTTTAATACTTATGCTGGAGAAGTTCAAGCATTAAGAGGTGTTAGTTTCTCTGTAGATAGAGGTGAAACACTTGCAATAGTTGGAGAATCAGGGTCTGGGAAATCAGTTACTGTTCAAACAATTATGAAATTAATTCCGATGCCTCCAGGTGAAATAAAAGGTGGAGAAATCTTTTTCGATGGAGAAGATTTAGTAAAAGTTTCGGATAAAAAAATGATGGAGTTAAGAGGAGGAAGAATCGGAATGATTTTCCAAGATCCTATGACTTCGTTAAATCCTACAATTAAAGTAGGAAAACAAATTATGGAAGGTATTTTAATTCACAAAAAAGTGAGTAAAGCTGAAGCTAAGGCACAAGCAATTGAAATGCTTAGAAAAGTTGGAATACCTAAACCTGAAGAAAGATTTAATCAATATCCACATGAATTTTCTGGTGGAATGAGACAAAGAGCGGTTATTGCGATTGCACTTTCTTGTGAGCCAGATTTATTGATTTGTGATGAGCCAACAACGGCATTGGATGTTACAATACAAGCACAAATATTAGAATTGATAAATAAATTGAAGAAAGAATTGAATATTGCAGTAATTTTGATTACGCATGATTTGGGAGTTGTTGCAGAAACAGCTGATAAAGTTGTAGTTCTTTATGCTGGAGAAAAATTAGAAGAAGCACCTGTGGTTGAATTATTTAAAAATCCAAAACATCCGTATACTTGGGGATTATTGAAATCATTGCCAAGATTGGATATGACAAGTGGAGAAAAATTAATATCAATTCCAGGGACACCGCCAGATTTATTGAAACCACCAGCTGGAGATCCGTTTGCAGCTAGATCAGAATATGCGATGAAAATAGATTACGAAAGAAAACCACCAATGATTGATTTAGGAAATGGTCATTTGGTAAAATCGTGGCTTTATGTTGATGGAGCACCAAAAGTTGAATCGCCTTTTGCGAATAAAAATGTTGATAAAAAGGGAGATGAGTAA
- a CDS encoding ABC transporter permease, whose protein sequence is MSNSTNEKYIPTAEDFKIVGPDTAQNEVIYKPSLTFWQDGWRRFKKNKLALSFLALTVFFAFLAIFGQHLTKYSYRAQDLTQKFLSPSQGIKTGHYLGTDNLGRDLFARLSQGIRISMELSIVTAIICVIFGTVYGAISAYFGGIIDTIMTRIVEILMIIPSMIYIILLMVVMGNSVKTIIIAMSLTRWLGYSLLVRGEVLKIKESEFVLASKSLGGNFIWITLRHLIPNTLSVIIIRLTTDIPNIIFTEAFLSFIGLGVPIPQASLGNLVFDGFINMDSYPYLFVIPAVVISLITLAFNIVGDALNDALNPKLRS, encoded by the coding sequence ATGTCAAATAGTACAAATGAAAAATATATTCCAACGGCAGAAGACTTTAAAATAGTTGGACCAGATACGGCTCAAAATGAGGTAATTTACAAACCAAGTTTAACATTTTGGCAAGACGGTTGGAGAAGATTTAAGAAAAATAAATTGGCGTTATCATTTTTAGCATTAACAGTATTTTTTGCGTTTTTAGCGATTTTTGGACAACATCTAACAAAATATTCGTACAGAGCACAAGATTTAACACAAAAATTCTTAAGTCCATCTCAAGGTATAAAAACAGGGCATTATTTAGGGACGGATAATTTAGGAAGAGATTTATTCGCAAGACTTTCTCAAGGAATTAGAATTTCAATGGAATTATCAATTGTAACAGCAATTATTTGTGTTATTTTTGGTACAGTTTATGGTGCGATTTCTGCATATTTTGGTGGAATAATCGACACAATTATGACAAGAATTGTAGAAATTTTAATGATAATTCCTTCGATGATTTACATAATCTTATTAATGGTTGTAATGGGAAATAGCGTAAAAACAATTATTATAGCGATGTCATTGACTAGATGGTTAGGATATTCATTGTTAGTAAGAGGGGAAGTTTTAAAAATTAAGGAAAGTGAATTTGTGTTAGCATCAAAATCACTTGGTGGAAACTTTATTTGGATAACATTGAGACATTTAATACCAAATACATTAAGCGTTATAATTATTAGATTGACAACTGATATACCAAATATTATTTTTACAGAAGCATTTTTGAGTTTTATTGGATTAGGAGTACCAATTCCTCAAGCTTCATTAGGAAACTTAGTATTTGATGGATTCATAAATATGGATTCTTATCCTTATTTATTTGTAATTCCAGCAGTTGTAATTTCATTAATTACATTGGCGTTTAATATTGTAGGAGATGCGTTAAATGATGCATTAAATCCTAAATTGAGATCGTAA
- a CDS encoding ABC transporter permease: protein MKNVLKFLIKRILMGFVTLWLVITITFFLLHLLPGDPFQSEKAIPPKIKENLMAKYHLDKPLGVQYVEYLKSISKGDLGMSMKVRGRTVNDVIVDSFPVSADLGARAIIFALVVGIPLGIIAALKRGKYQDKISMVIAIIGISVPSFVLAGLMQKYAVDFHNGILIDKLNLPLFRILLSGWDDPSKKILPVIALGLYTVALIARLLRDKMIEVMGQDYIRLAIAKGVKPKDIVLKHALRNAILPIITIMGPTIAALLTGSFVIEQIFTIPGLGKYFVQSINDRDYTMVLGVTVFYAIFLIIMMIIMDIVYALVDPKIKLGKGDEA, encoded by the coding sequence ATGAAAAATGTATTAAAATTTTTAATAAAAAGAATTTTAATGGGATTTGTAACTTTATGGTTAGTAATTACAATTACGTTCTTTTTATTACATTTATTACCTGGTGATCCATTTCAAAGTGAAAAAGCGATACCACCGAAGATAAAAGAAAACCTAATGGCAAAATATCACTTAGATAAACCTTTAGGTGTTCAATATGTAGAATATTTGAAGAGCATTTCAAAAGGTGATTTAGGAATGTCGATGAAAGTTAGAGGAAGAACTGTAAATGATGTAATTGTAGATAGTTTTCCTGTGTCAGCAGATTTAGGAGCTAGAGCAATTATATTTGCATTGGTAGTGGGAATACCTTTAGGAATAATTGCAGCATTGAAGAGAGGGAAGTATCAGGATAAGATATCAATGGTAATAGCGATTATTGGGATATCGGTTCCGAGTTTTGTCCTGGCGGGATTAATGCAGAAATATGCAGTTGATTTTCATAATGGAATTTTGATTGATAAGCTGAATTTACCACTGTTTAGAATTTTATTGTCAGGTTGGGATGATCCGTCTAAAAAAATATTGCCTGTAATTGCGTTAGGATTGTATACAGTAGCGTTAATAGCGAGATTACTTAGAGATAAAATGATTGAGGTAATGGGACAAGATTACATTAGATTGGCAATAGCAAAAGGTGTAAAACCTAAAGATATAGTATTAAAACACGCATTAAGAAATGCCATTTTACCAATAATTACAATAATGGGACCAACAATAGCAGCATTATTGACTGGTTCATTTGTAATTGAACAAATTTTTACAATTCCTGGATTAGGGAAATATTTCGTTCAAAGTATAAATGATAGAGATTATACGATGGTATTAGGAGTAACAGTATTTTATGCGATATTCTTGATTATAATGATGATTATTATGGATATTGTGTATGCGTTAGTAGATCCTAAAATTAAACTTGGAAAAGGAGATGAGGCGTAA
- the asrA gene encoding anaerobic sulfite reductase subunit AsrA: MKISLNYANFNKALDALKKEYEIHAPVEVPGIGNFSDTSVIRYHQIDKVEDICFDRKSNFSAKEVMLPITQTMFYFTEDNVKVPEEKNKKYLIFLRSCDLHSVKRVDEIYLNNKFLDIYYKKVRENVKFVVFGCPNSFENCFCVDMGTNKTDDYNIGIKVTDSEIFLDIKDEEFISYFANDRLNYRKQEFEMEFVEDNEIHVDIPDNIELEDVINLDLWREYDKRCIACGKCNFVCPTCTCTSTQDIFYSETENVGERRRVWASCHVQGFTDMAGGHSFRQRHGDRMRFKVMHKISDFKKRFGYNMCTGCGRCDDACPEYISFSNCINKLSAELKRISKEKKEAAINE, encoded by the coding sequence ATGAAAATTAGCTTAAATTATGCAAATTTTAATAAGGCTTTGGATGCTTTAAAAAAAGAATATGAAATTCATGCACCCGTAGAAGTTCCTGGTATTGGGAATTTCTCTGATACATCTGTTATTAGATATCACCAAATTGATAAAGTTGAAGATATTTGTTTTGATAGAAAATCAAATTTTTCAGCAAAGGAAGTAATGTTACCAATTACTCAAACAATGTTTTATTTTACTGAAGATAATGTTAAAGTTCCTGAAGAAAAAAATAAAAAATATTTGATTTTTTTGAGAAGTTGTGACTTACATTCTGTGAAAAGGGTTGATGAAATTTATTTGAATAATAAATTTTTGGACATTTATTACAAAAAAGTTAGAGAAAATGTTAAATTTGTTGTTTTTGGATGTCCTAATAGTTTTGAAAACTGTTTCTGTGTGGATATGGGGACTAACAAAACTGATGATTATAATATTGGAATTAAAGTTACTGATTCAGAAATATTTTTAGATATTAAAGATGAAGAATTTATAAGCTATTTTGCGAACGATAGATTAAATTATAGAAAACAGGAATTTGAAATGGAATTTGTTGAAGATAATGAAATTCACGTTGATATTCCTGATAATATTGAGTTGGAAGATGTTATAAACTTGGATTTATGGCGTGAATACGATAAGAGATGTATTGCTTGCGGAAAATGTAACTTTGTGTGTCCTACTTGTACTTGTACTTCTACACAAGATATTTTTTACAGCGAAACAGAAAATGTTGGAGAAAGAAGAAGAGTTTGGGCTTCTTGCCATGTTCAAGGATTTACTGATATGGCTGGTGGACACTCATTTAGACAAAGACATGGAGATAGAATGAGATTTAAAGTAATGCACAAAATTTCTGATTTTAAGAAAAGATTTGGATATAATATGTGTACAGGATGTGGAAGATGTGATGATGCTTGTCCTGAGTACATCTCTTTCTCAAATTGCATCAATAAATTGAGTGCTGAATTAAAAAGAATTTCTAAAGAAAAAAAGGAGGCTGCTATAAATGAATAA
- the asrB gene encoding anaerobic sulfite reductase subunit AsrB — protein MNNSNYAESALPLVKKAIEENFNSYYTENVYLPTVHRLLKVEKVTHLEWLFRVQYKGKVSAGQFMQVSLPRVGEVPISIANFNEEEGWLDFLIRKVGKVTDEIFKLKENDRIFLRGPYGNGFPIDKYKNKNVILIVGGSGIAPVRPIIEYFYVHPEEVKSLKIIVGFKNIEGLIFKDEFDRWKEKFDVLITLDNNEGAKDMNQGMVTKYIPDLFLPEDTSDYEFVVVGPPIMMHFTCLEVLKRNIPKEQIWVSFERRMSCAVGKCGHCKIDETYICLEGPVFNYSFAQKLLD, from the coding sequence ATGAATAATTCTAATTACGCTGAAAGTGCTTTACCTCTTGTGAAAAAAGCAATTGAAGAAAATTTTAACTCTTATTACACTGAAAATGTGTATTTACCAACTGTACATAGATTATTAAAAGTAGAAAAAGTTACTCACTTGGAATGGCTTTTTAGAGTACAATACAAGGGAAAAGTTAGTGCTGGACAATTCATGCAAGTTTCGTTGCCTCGTGTTGGAGAAGTTCCTATTTCTATTGCTAATTTTAACGAAGAAGAAGGATGGCTTGACTTTTTGATAAGAAAAGTTGGAAAAGTTACTGATGAAATTTTTAAATTAAAAGAAAATGATAGAATCTTTTTGAGAGGACCTTATGGGAATGGGTTTCCAATTGATAAGTATAAAAATAAAAATGTGATTTTGATTGTTGGAGGAAGTGGAATTGCACCTGTAAGACCAATAATTGAATATTTTTATGTACATCCTGAAGAAGTTAAATCGTTGAAAATCATTGTTGGATTTAAAAATATTGAAGGATTAATTTTTAAAGATGAATTTGATAGATGGAAAGAAAAATTTGATGTATTGATTACTTTGGATAACAATGAAGGTGCCAAGGATATGAATCAAGGAATGGTTACTAAATATATTCCAGATTTATTCTTGCCTGAAGATACTTCTGATTATGAATTTGTAGTTGTTGGACCTCCAATTATGATGCATTTCACTTGCTTAGAAGTATTAAAAAGAAATATTCCTAAAGAGCAAATTTGGGTGTCATTTGAAAGAAGAATGTCTTGTGCTGTTGGAAAATGTGGACACTGTAAAATTGATGAAACATACATTTGTTTAGAAGGGCCTGTATTTAATTACAGCTTTGCACAAAAATTGCTTGATTAA
- the asrC gene encoding sulfite reductase subunit C: MSMDINRKVVTKNAFRVTKDRHKTALRVRVPGGSITTDVMEMVNDIANTYGDGRIHITTRQGFEILGIDWKDIEKVNKMVQPIMEKLEINYKGENEGYQSAGTRNVAACIGNKVCPKGQYNTTELAKKIEKVIFPNDLHFKVALTGCANDCQKVRMHDFGIIGMAKPVFDAQRCVSCGMCERKCTKLSTGAIKMVNYKPVRDHDRCIGCGECVLNCPMNAWTRDSKKYYKLTIMGRTGKKNPRLAEDWLLWADEESIIKILKNTYEYVEEYIDRSLPKEHIGYIVDRTGFEEFKKWALRDVNLDEIAVMKDNVNWGGVKYPGIL; encoded by the coding sequence ATGAGTATGGATATAAATAGAAAAGTTGTTACGAAAAACGCTTTTAGAGTAACAAAAGATAGACATAAAACTGCTTTGAGAGTCAGAGTTCCTGGTGGAAGCATCACAACTGATGTAATGGAAATGGTTAATGATATTGCAAATACTTATGGAGATGGTAGAATTCATATCACAACTAGACAAGGATTTGAAATATTAGGAATCGACTGGAAAGATATTGAAAAAGTTAATAAAATGGTTCAACCAATTATGGAAAAATTGGAAATTAATTACAAAGGGGAAAACGAAGGGTATCAATCAGCTGGTACTAGAAATGTGGCAGCTTGTATCGGAAACAAAGTTTGTCCAAAAGGTCAATACAATACAACTGAATTGGCTAAAAAGATTGAAAAAGTTATTTTCCCAAATGATTTGCATTTTAAAGTGGCTTTGACTGGTTGTGCGAATGATTGTCAAAAAGTTAGAATGCATGATTTTGGAATTATTGGAATGGCTAAACCTGTTTTTGATGCACAAAGATGTGTTTCTTGTGGAATGTGTGAAAGAAAATGTACAAAATTGTCGACAGGGGCAATAAAAATGGTTAATTATAAACCTGTTAGAGACCATGACAGATGTATCGGATGTGGAGAATGTGTATTAAACTGTCCGATGAATGCTTGGACAAGAGATTCTAAAAAATATTACAAATTAACAATTATGGGAAGAACTGGTAAAAAGAACCCTAGACTTGCTGAAGATTGGTTATTGTGGGCTGATGAAGAATCAATCATCAAAATCTTAAAAAATACATACGAATATGTAGAAGAATATATCGACAGAAGTTTACCAAAAGAACATATTGGTTATATTGTTGACAGAACAGGATTTGAAGAATTTAAAAAATGGGCATTGAGAGATGTTAATTTAGACGAAATTGCTGTTATGAAAGACAATGTTAACTGGGGCGGAGTAAAATATCCAGGAATATTATAG
- a CDS encoding ABC transporter ATP-binding protein — translation MEEKVILECKKLRKSYKLNNALNDIDLSIKGNKIIGLLGPNGSGKTTLIKLAVGLLKPTSGEILIDGKPIGVETKEIISYLPDRDYLDKNQNVDSLIKLFEDFYPDFNKQTALQMFQDLKIDTTKKFKALSKGNREKVQLILAMSREAKLYLLDEPIAGVDPVTRDYILNTIIKNYNKDATLLISTHLINDVEKILDEVVFVNNGDILLHDTVENIRSKNENKSIDEYFREVFK, via the coding sequence ATGGAAGAAAAAGTAATTTTAGAATGTAAAAAATTGAGAAAATCTTACAAACTTAATAATGCATTGAATGATATTGATCTTTCGATAAAAGGCAATAAAATTATTGGTTTGTTGGGACCGAATGGGAGTGGGAAGACAACTTTAATTAAGTTGGCGGTTGGATTATTGAAACCGACATCGGGAGAAATCTTGATAGATGGGAAACCAATTGGTGTGGAAACAAAAGAGATAATTTCATATCTTCCGGATAGAGATTATTTGGACAAAAATCAAAATGTGGATTCATTGATTAAATTATTTGAGGATTTTTATCCTGATTTTAATAAACAGACAGCGTTGCAAATGTTTCAAGATTTGAAAATTGATACGACGAAAAAATTTAAAGCGTTGTCGAAAGGGAACAGAGAAAAGGTTCAATTGATTTTGGCTATGAGTCGAGAAGCTAAATTGTATTTATTGGATGAGCCGATAGCGGGAGTGGATCCAGTTACGAGGGATTATATTTTGAATACGATTATTAAAAATTACAATAAAGATGCGACTTTATTAATTTCAACTCACTTAATAAATGATGTTGAGAAAATTTTGGATGAAGTGGTTTTTGTAAATAATGGTGATATTTTACTTCATGATACAGTTGAAAACATTAGATCGAAAAATGAGAATAAAAGTATTGACGAATACTTTAGGGAGGTGTTCAAATAA
- a CDS encoding TatD family hydrolase: MAKIIDTHTHIYDEQFAEDFDEVLERIEEQLESAVVIGCDLETSLTSVALANKYPFIYAVIGVHPVDIKKYNDEVEKELERLALNEEKVVAIGEIGLDYHWMEDPKDVQIAGFRKQMELAERVKKPVVIHTREALQDTINVLKEYPNVGGILHCYPGSLEAAKPLLDRYYIGIGGTLTFKNNKKTKELVRELPLEKIVLETDCPYLTPVPFRGKRNEPIYTKYVAEEISRIKEISVEEVIRVTTENAKKIYRMK; the protein is encoded by the coding sequence ATGGCAAAAATAATAGACACACATACACACATTTACGACGAGCAATTTGCAGAAGATTTTGATGAAGTTTTGGAACGGATTGAGGAGCAATTGGAAAGTGCTGTTGTTATTGGGTGTGATTTGGAAACTTCGCTTACGAGTGTGGCTCTTGCGAATAAATATCCGTTTATTTATGCGGTGATTGGAGTTCATCCTGTGGATATTAAGAAGTATAATGATGAAGTGGAAAAAGAGTTGGAGCGATTGGCTTTGAATGAGGAAAAGGTTGTTGCGATTGGGGAAATTGGGCTGGATTATCATTGGATGGAAGATCCGAAGGATGTTCAGATTGCTGGATTTAGAAAGCAGATGGAACTTGCTGAAAGAGTGAAAAAGCCTGTTGTGATTCATACGAGGGAAGCGTTGCAGGATACGATTAATGTTTTGAAGGAATATCCAAATGTTGGTGGGATTTTGCATTGTTATCCAGGATCGCTTGAGGCGGCAAAACCACTTTTAGATAGATATTATATCGGAATTGGTGGGACTTTGACATTCAAGAATAATAAAAAGACGAAAGAACTTGTGAGAGAACTTCCTTTGGAAAAGATTGTCCTAGAAACAGATTGTCCATATTTGACACCAGTTCCTTTTAGAGGGAAAAGAAATGAGCCGATTTATACAAAATATGTGGCAGAAGAAATTTCTAGAATTAAGGAAATTTCAGTGGAAGAAGTTATAAGAGTAACTACGGAAAATGCAAAAAAAATTTATAGAATGAAATAA
- a CDS encoding S-ribosylhomocysteine lyase produces the protein MERIASFTVDHKKLNRGIYVSRIDEINGNYITTFDVRMKLPNREPVINIAELHTMEHLGATFLRNHPTWKDEVVYFGPMGCRTGFYVILKGKLESKDIIDLMKELYKFMAEFKGEIPGATAIECGNYLDQNLAMANFESKKFLEETLENLTEANLVYPR, from the coding sequence ATGGAAAGAATAGCAAGTTTTACAGTAGATCATAAAAAATTAAACAGAGGAATTTATGTGTCAAGAATTGACGAAATTAACGGAAATTACATCACAACTTTTGACGTGAGAATGAAGCTGCCAAACAGAGAACCAGTAATAAACATCGCAGAACTTCACACAATGGAACATTTAGGAGCAACATTTTTAAGAAATCATCCAACTTGGAAAGATGAAGTTGTATATTTTGGACCAATGGGTTGCAGAACAGGATTTTATGTAATTTTGAAAGGAAAATTAGAATCAAAGGACATCATTGACTTAATGAAAGAACTTTACAAATTTATGGCAGAATTTAAAGGCGAAATCCCAGGAGCAACTGCAATTGAATGTGGAAACTATTTAGATCAAAACTTGGCGATGGCTAATTTTGAATCGAAAAAATTTTTGGAAGAAACTTTGGAGAATTTGACGGAAGCGAATTTGGTTTATCCTAGATAG
- a CDS encoding D-alanine--D-alanine ligase translates to MSKLRVGVIRGGVSTEREVSLKTGSEIVANLNRDKYEVFDIVIDTEKEVYEKIKDLNLDFAYIALHGVFGEDGRIQAILQSFGIAYSGPGVMSSAVCMDKEFSKRIVSEYGVRIAKWKSVRVGETVDFETVKKELGDHLIVKPNNGGSSIGVSFVETEEELKKGLELVFGMDKEALIEEVLHGVEISVPVIGGKVFPTIRIEALAGDYFDYESKYAKGGAKEYVFEFPEKVQAEINKFAQDSYYGLKCEGFARIDFMVVNEETPYFMEVNTSPGMTAASLLPKSTASKGYSYSETLDLLIESSLKVER, encoded by the coding sequence ATGTCAAAATTAAGAGTAGGTGTAATACGTGGGGGAGTTTCGACTGAAAGAGAAGTGTCGCTAAAAACAGGAAGTGAAATTGTAGCAAATTTAAATAGAGATAAATATGAAGTTTTTGATATTGTAATTGATACTGAAAAGGAAGTTTATGAAAAAATAAAAGACTTGAATCTAGATTTTGCTTACATTGCTTTACATGGTGTATTTGGAGAAGATGGAAGAATACAAGCAATTTTACAAAGTTTTGGAATTGCTTACAGTGGGCCTGGAGTAATGTCAAGTGCAGTTTGTATGGATAAGGAATTTTCAAAAAGAATTGTGTCTGAATACGGAGTTAGAATTGCAAAATGGAAAAGTGTTCGTGTAGGAGAAACAGTTGATTTTGAAACAGTAAAAAAAGAATTAGGAGATCATCTTATCGTAAAACCAAATAACGGTGGTTCAAGTATTGGAGTAAGTTTTGTGGAAACTGAAGAAGAATTGAAAAAAGGGTTAGAACTTGTATTTGGAATGGATAAAGAGGCTTTGATTGAAGAAGTATTACATGGAGTGGAAATAAGTGTGCCAGTAATTGGTGGAAAAGTTTTCCCAACAATAAGAATCGAAGCTCTTGCTGGAGATTACTTTGACTATGAATCAAAATATGCAAAAGGTGGAGCAAAAGAATATGTGTTTGAATTCCCAGAAAAAGTACAAGCTGAAATTAACAAATTTGCACAAGATAGCTATTATGGATTAAAATGTGAAGGATTCGCAAGAATTGACTTTATGGTAGTAAACGAAGAAACACCATATTTCATGGAAGTAAACACATCACCAGGAATGACAGCTGCAAGTTTATTGCCAAAAAGTACAGCTTCAAAAGGATACAGCTACTCAGAAACATTAGATTTATTAATCGAATCTTCATTAAAAGTGGAAAGATAA
- a CDS encoding Hsp33 family molecular chaperone HslO gives MEKKSRIIRGTSKCARFFVCDTTELVKEAKKIHELDPIPARIFGELLTATVMMGKDLKGENDLITVKINGDGPFGKMLATSGKNGEVKGYVSGNPSEDIFKIIDENGNFITDENGKIRFIGEGTLQVIKDIGLKDPFSGVIKLESEKIADNIAYYFLLSEQIKSVVALGVQIDENGEIQKAGGYMVQLLPGVEDGFIDKLEDKLRQIRSITELLSGGMSLEQIVELLYEDITVFEEETDVDGAHKKTYVEDYEILEESDIEYKCNCSKEKYLSAVKTLGDEQINEILEEEGKIQVECHFCRKKYEFTKEDFE, from the coding sequence ATGGAAAAAAAGTCAAGAATAATAAGAGGAACGAGTAAATGTGCACGTTTTTTCGTTTGTGATACGACAGAGTTAGTTAAAGAAGCTAAAAAAATTCATGAGTTGGATCCAATACCAGCGAGAATTTTTGGAGAATTATTGACAGCGACTGTGATGATGGGAAAAGATTTAAAAGGAGAAAATGATTTAATTACTGTAAAAATAAATGGAGATGGACCGTTTGGAAAAATGTTAGCGACTTCAGGGAAAAATGGAGAAGTAAAAGGATATGTAAGCGGAAATCCATCTGAAGATATTTTTAAAATAATAGACGAAAATGGGAATTTCATAACTGATGAAAATGGAAAAATCAGATTTATCGGTGAAGGAACATTACAAGTAATAAAAGATATTGGATTGAAAGATCCGTTTTCTGGCGTAATAAAATTAGAAAGTGAGAAAATTGCTGACAATATTGCATATTATTTCTTGCTTTCGGAACAAATAAAATCAGTGGTAGCCTTAGGCGTTCAAATAGACGAAAATGGTGAAATTCAAAAAGCTGGTGGATATATGGTTCAGTTACTTCCAGGAGTAGAAGATGGATTTATTGATAAATTGGAAGATAAATTAAGACAAATTAGAAGCATTACTGAATTGTTGAGTGGTGGAATGAGCTTGGAGCAAATTGTAGAATTGTTGTATGAGGATATTACGGTTTTTGAAGAGGAAACTGATGTTGATGGAGCGCATAAAAAAACTTATGTGGAAGATTATGAAATTTTGGAAGAAAGTGATATTGAGTACAAATGTAATTGTTCAAAAGAAAAATATTTGTCAGCAGTGAAAACACTTGGAGATGAACAAATTAATGAGATTTTAGAAGAAGAAGGAAAAATTCAAGTGGAATGTCATTTTTGTAGAAAAAAATATGAATTTACAAAAGAGGATTTTGAATAA